One genomic region from Mustelus asterias unplaced genomic scaffold, sMusAst1.hap1.1 HAP1_SCAFFOLD_4323, whole genome shotgun sequence encodes:
- the LOC144491054 gene encoding uncharacterized protein LOC144491054, with protein MEKPWKCGDCGKGFRSPSELETHRRVHTGERPFTCSQCRKQFTQSSHLLLHQRVHTGERPFTCSQCGNRFTDSSTLRKHQRIHTGERPFTCSVCGKGFTQSSSLLRHHGSHTNERPFKCSDCGSGFKSSQELMVHQRIHTEERPFSCSQCSKRFRKSSNLLTHQRVHTGERPFTCSVCEKRFTRVAHLQIHQRVHTGERPFTCSICEKRFTQLSSLQTHQRVHK; from the coding sequence CTGGAAACCCATCGACGCGTTCATACCGGGGagcggccgttcacctgctctcagtgcagGAAACAATTCacccagtcatcccacctgctgttacaccagcgagttcacaccggggagaggccattcacctgctcccagtgtgggaatagattcactgattcatccaccctacggaagcaccagcgaattcacactggggagaggccgttcacttgctctgtgtgtgggaagggattcactcagtcctccagccTGCTCAGACACCATGGcagtcacaccaatgagagacctttcaaatgctctgactgtggcagtGGCTTCAAAAGTTCCCAGGAACTGAtggtccaccagcgcattcacactgaggagagaccgttcagctgctcgcaatgctcaaagaggtttagaaaaTCATCTAATCTGCTAacccaccagcgggttcacacgggcgagaggccgttcacctgctctgtgtgtgagaagagattcacccGGGTAGCGCACCTGCAAattcaccaacgagttcacactggggagaggccattcacctgctctatctgtgagaaaagattcactcagttatccagcctgcagacacaccagcgagttcacaagtga